A genome region from Hypnocyclicus thermotrophus includes the following:
- a CDS encoding sensor histidine kinase, whose product MDIKKRKYFKEELKKKFIFYALLPTLFFSVFFYSVFFYYNFRLLKVNNKNKNKNISNILQDEFLSYESKINKLSNDVRLRKLIKKTQNKEEIFADLYKFINSRKIRSIFYVLDKDKNILITNDWKESKYNNKKYKLNKTVNKIKVNSSEITLIKNDSQLTKNLNTVYSIGKGIKEKDEIVAYIIFSLIEKDINSIIYTDKVEALVITDKFNNNIISTNNKLINNLGKLELTSKTKNIVKIGKNEYFYYKNNIFNDNIYVYSLTSLSYLKSFYLFGIIFMSMIFILLIMIFLMIAKKLAINQSKTVDELLYGIKLVQNGDLKTYINIKTNDEFEIIADYFNEMLDRLNKLINENKEQIHRNKMVEIKLLESQFNPHFLFNTLETIKYMVKISPENAIKVIVSLSSLLRYSINNKQEKIVLIEDITYIKDYLIIQKYRFENKLDYSINIEKDTERSIIPKLIIQPFIENSIKYGFEHKDNLIIELLSYKVNNNLIIKIIDNGKFIDEIKLKEINNILNNVDNKTDHIGIYNVHRRIKLVYGKKYGITIRNRIENDNNEGVEVKIKLPLIYVYGDEIND is encoded by the coding sequence ATGGATATAAAAAAGAGAAAATATTTTAAAGAAGAGCTTAAAAAAAAATTTATATTTTATGCATTACTTCCAACTTTATTTTTTTCAGTGTTTTTTTATAGTGTATTTTTTTATTATAATTTTAGATTATTAAAAGTAAATAATAAAAATAAAAATAAAAATATATCTAATATTTTACAAGATGAATTTTTAAGTTATGAATCTAAAATAAATAAATTATCTAATGATGTTAGATTAAGAAAATTAATCAAAAAAACTCAAAATAAAGAAGAAATTTTTGCAGATTTATATAAATTTATAAATTCAAGAAAAATTCGAAGTATATTTTATGTTTTAGATAAAGATAAAAATATACTGATTACAAATGATTGGAAAGAATCAAAGTATAATAATAAAAAATATAAATTAAATAAAACTGTTAATAAAATTAAAGTAAACTCAAGTGAGATTACTCTTATTAAAAATGATTCTCAATTAACTAAAAATTTAAACACTGTTTATTCAATAGGAAAAGGAATAAAAGAAAAAGATGAAATAGTTGCTTATATAATATTTTCATTAATTGAAAAAGATATTAATAGTATTATATATACAGATAAAGTTGAAGCATTAGTTATCACTGATAAATTTAATAATAATATTATTTCTACAAATAATAAATTGATAAATAATTTAGGAAAATTAGAATTAACTAGTAAAACAAAAAATATTGTAAAAATAGGTAAAAATGAATATTTTTATTATAAAAATAATATTTTTAATGATAATATTTATGTTTATTCATTAACTTCTTTGAGTTATTTAAAAAGTTTTTATTTATTTGGGATTATTTTTATGAGTATGATTTTTATATTATTAATAATGATATTTTTAATGATAGCAAAAAAACTTGCAATAAATCAAAGTAAAACAGTGGATGAACTTTTATATGGAATAAAATTAGTCCAAAACGGAGATTTGAAGACTTATATAAATATAAAAACTAATGATGAATTTGAGATAATAGCAGATTATTTTAATGAAATGTTAGATAGATTAAATAAATTAATTAATGAAAACAAGGAACAAATCCATAGAAATAAAATGGTAGAAATAAAATTATTAGAATCTCAATTCAATCCACATTTTTTATTTAATACATTGGAAACAATAAAATATATGGTGAAGATATCGCCTGAAAATGCTATAAAAGTTATTGTAAGTTTATCAAGTTTACTTAGGTATAGTATTAATAATAAGCAAGAAAAAATAGTTCTTATAGAGGATATAACATATATTAAAGATTATTTAATTATACAAAAATATAGATTTGAAAATAAACTTGACTATAGTATAAATATAGAAAAAGATACAGAAAGAAGTATTATTCCTAAATTAATAATTCAACCCTTTATAGAAAATAGTATAAAATATGGCTTTGAACATAAAGATAATTTGATAATAGAATTATTAAGTTATAAAGTAAATAATAATTTAATAATAAAGATAATAGATAACGGAAAATTTATTGATGAAATAAAATTAAAAGAAATAAATAATATATTAAATAATGTAGATAATAAAACTGATCATATAGGGATATATAATGTACATAGAAGAATAAAATTGGTTTATGGGAAAAAATATGGAATAACTATTA